One Spirochaetaceae bacterium genomic region harbors:
- a CDS encoding dihydroorotate dehydrogenase, with translation MPTRETVRGNTSLTVDLGTLRLANPVLVASGTFGYASELEGLVDLARLGGIVTKTVTVKPRPGNPPPRIVETPAGMLNAIGLQNVGIDRFVTEKLPYLAGLDPVVLVSVMGYTTGEFVTLAERLDGLPGVDGLELNLSCPNVAYGAGDGAKMFAHEPELTAEAVGAVRSVTSLPVIAKLGPDVADIAAIGRAAEAAGADALAVMNTIPGMVIDLERRRPVLANVTGGLSGPAIRPLAVRLTYQLAGAVDIPVVGVGGIMDHRDALQFLMAGASAVQVGTATFTNPSAALEVLDGLEGYLRDSGVERIADLIGAAQPPAAKEESE, from the coding sequence ATGCCCACTCGTGAGACCGTAAGGGGGAACACATCGTTGACGGTCGACCTTGGGACGCTGAGGTTGGCGAATCCGGTGCTCGTGGCTTCGGGGACGTTCGGGTACGCCAGCGAGTTGGAGGGGCTGGTGGATCTGGCGCGGTTGGGGGGGATCGTTACCAAGACGGTGACCGTGAAGCCGCGGCCGGGGAATCCGCCGCCGCGCATCGTGGAGACGCCGGCTGGGATGCTCAACGCCATCGGGTTGCAGAACGTGGGTATAGACCGGTTCGTGACGGAGAAGCTGCCGTACCTGGCGGGGCTCGATCCGGTGGTGCTGGTGTCGGTCATGGGCTACACGACAGGGGAGTTCGTGACCCTCGCCGAGCGGCTGGATGGACTGCCGGGGGTGGACGGCCTGGAGTTGAACCTGTCGTGTCCCAACGTCGCCTACGGCGCGGGCGACGGCGCGAAGATGTTCGCCCACGAGCCGGAGCTGACCGCCGAGGCGGTAGGAGCGGTGCGGTCGGTCACCAGCCTGCCGGTGATCGCCAAGCTGGGGCCGGACGTGGCCGACATCGCCGCCATCGGGCGCGCCGCCGAGGCCGCGGGGGCGGATGCGCTGGCGGTGATGAACACCATTCCCGGCATGGTGATCGACCTGGAGCGGCGCCGGCCGGTGCTGGCCAACGTCACCGGCGGCTTGTCCGGGCCGGCGATCCGGCCGTTGGCCGTGCGCCTCACCTACCAGTTGGCAGGTGCGGTGGACATTCCGGTGGTGGGTGTCGGCGGTATCATGGATCACCGCGACGCGCTGCAGTTCCTGATGGCCGGGGCGAGCGCAGTGCAGGTCGGCACCGCCACCTTCACCAATCCAAGTGCCGCGCTGGAGGTGCTGGACGGTCTGGAGGGCTATCTTCGAGACTCCGGCGTAGAGCGCATCGCCGACCTGATCGGTGCCGCCCAACCGCCGGCCGCAAAGGAGGAGTCGGAATGA
- a CDS encoding dihydroorotate dehydrogenase electron transfer subunit, which translates to MLANRIVAPEHNLLTVATREIGRRARAGQFAQIRVPGGLVFLPRPFSFLAAEDDRCTFLSRAIGPGTRALAGLAEGAELDLLGPLGHGFDLAAAAAGDVILAGGGVGVPPLVHAAAELAPLTGTALIGAACADFLLCEQEVANLGWQVHTATDDGSRGHHGFVTDLLEQALATATARNEAPATVLACGPHPMLHRCAEIAAATGAASQVAVEEPMACGFGVCLGCAIRVHTPNPDDPAGPAYALVCRDGPVFPAQHIIW; encoded by the coding sequence GTGCTGGCCAACCGCATCGTGGCGCCGGAACACAACCTGCTGACCGTGGCCACCCGTGAAATCGGTCGGCGCGCGCGAGCCGGCCAGTTCGCCCAGATCCGGGTGCCCGGCGGCTTGGTGTTCCTGCCGCGCCCGTTCAGCTTCCTGGCCGCCGAGGACGACCGCTGCACCTTCCTGTCACGGGCCATCGGGCCGGGCACGCGCGCCCTGGCCGGTCTGGCCGAAGGCGCCGAGCTGGACCTGCTCGGCCCGCTGGGCCACGGCTTCGACTTGGCCGCGGCCGCGGCGGGCGATGTGATCCTGGCAGGCGGCGGGGTAGGCGTGCCACCCCTGGTGCACGCCGCCGCCGAACTGGCACCGCTCACCGGCACCGCCCTGATCGGCGCCGCCTGCGCCGACTTCCTGCTGTGCGAGCAGGAAGTCGCAAACCTCGGCTGGCAGGTGCATACCGCCACCGACGACGGCTCCCGCGGCCACCACGGCTTCGTCACCGACCTCCTGGAACAAGCCCTGGCGACCGCCACGGCACGAAATGAGGCGCCCGCGACCGTGCTGGCGTGTGGTCCGCATCCCATGCTCCACCGGTGCGCCGAAATCGCCGCCGCGACCGGCGCCGCCAGCCAAGTGGCCGTGGAGGAACCGATGGCCTGCGGCTTCGGCGTCTGCCTCGGCTGCGCCATCCGCGTCCACACCCCGAATCCCGACGACCCCGCCGGCCCCGCCTACGCCCTGGTCTGCCGCGACGGCCCCGTCTTCCCCGCCCAGCACATCATTTGGTGA
- the carB gene encoding carbamoyl-phosphate synthase large subunit, translating into MPKRTDIERILMLGAGPIVIGQACEFDYSGTQACKALRDDGYQVVLLNSNPATIMTDPEIADRTYVEPITLPVLEQILARERPDAVLTTLGGQTALNLAVSAAEAGLFERYGVEMLGADLATIQRAENREQFRSLMQSIGLAVPPAAIAHSLDEVEAHVRDMGLPVVLRPSYTLGGAGGGIAHTPEQLLDIATRGLELSLNTEVLVEQSVYGWKEFELELMRDRRDNVVVICSIENVDPMGVHTGDSITVAPAQTLTDREYQDMRDAAIKVIRAVGVETGGSNIQFAVNPADGKLVVIEMNPRLSRSSALASKATGFPIAKFAAKLAVGWTLDEIPNDITKQTPACFEPTIDYCVVKLPRFAFEKFPGVDATLTTQMQSVGEVLALGRTFKEAFQKGLRGLETDACGFWWQRDNGLPPEAVVAGLRRPNAERLFFMRAALERGMSVDEVAEHTCIDPWFVDNMAQILDLEGGFRAAVAARGPELDADAVRRAKRAGFSDRQLAEMTGFEERVMRARRLELGVRPSYKLVDTCAAEFEAYTPYFYSTYEMEDEVAVEPVDKAMIIGGGPNRIGQGIEFDYCCCQASFALRERGVQSIMVNCNPETVSTDYDTSDRLYFEPLTVEDVANIYDKERPVGVILQFGGQTPLNMAHGLEALGVKVLGTPIDAIDRAEDRARFRELLQRLGLRQPESGIAHTVDEVLAEARRIGYPVLVRPSYVLGGRAMEIVYDDAMVRAYMALYAEQMGGHDAQRPRPILVDKFLEEAIEIDVDLIGDGERFVVAGVMQHIEEAGVHSGDSACCLPPHSLPAAVVAEIRRQSVALGRELGIRGLMNIQFAVRADVIYVLEVNPRASRTVPFVSKAIGVPLARLATHIMCGARLEDLGLVQDPDPANFAVKEVVLPFGKFQGAEVALGPEMKSTGEVMGIDQSFGRAFAKAQAGAGASLPHSGTVFMSVRDADKPDLVELARTLDRLGFSLAATPGTADVLARAGLDARRLVKLEDEGTTAIDLMEAGEIALIINTPAGKRPRDHENRIRRFALARGVPCVTTMAGAHASVTGIAAERQGELQIWALQDL; encoded by the coding sequence ATGCCAAAACGCACCGATATCGAGCGCATCCTTATGCTCGGCGCCGGGCCGATCGTGATCGGCCAGGCGTGCGAGTTCGACTACTCCGGCACGCAGGCGTGTAAGGCACTGCGCGACGACGGCTACCAGGTGGTGCTGCTGAACTCCAATCCGGCCACCATCATGACCGACCCGGAGATTGCCGACCGCACCTACGTGGAGCCGATCACGCTGCCGGTGCTGGAGCAGATCCTGGCGCGCGAGCGGCCCGACGCGGTACTGACCACGCTCGGCGGCCAGACCGCCCTCAACCTGGCGGTGAGCGCCGCCGAGGCGGGCCTGTTCGAGCGCTACGGGGTGGAGATGCTCGGCGCCGACCTGGCCACCATTCAGCGCGCCGAGAACCGCGAGCAGTTTCGCTCCCTGATGCAGTCGATCGGTCTGGCGGTGCCGCCGGCGGCGATCGCGCACAGCCTGGACGAGGTTGAGGCGCACGTGCGCGACATGGGCCTGCCGGTGGTGCTGCGCCCGAGTTACACGCTCGGCGGCGCCGGCGGCGGCATCGCGCACACGCCCGAGCAGTTACTCGACATCGCCACGCGCGGCCTGGAGCTGTCCCTCAACACCGAGGTGCTGGTGGAGCAGTCGGTGTACGGCTGGAAGGAGTTCGAGCTGGAGCTGATGCGCGACCGACGCGACAACGTGGTGGTGATCTGCTCCATCGAGAACGTCGACCCGATGGGCGTGCACACCGGCGACTCGATCACCGTGGCGCCGGCGCAGACGCTGACCGACCGCGAGTACCAGGACATGCGCGACGCCGCCATCAAGGTGATCCGGGCGGTCGGCGTCGAAACCGGCGGCTCCAACATCCAGTTCGCCGTCAATCCCGCGGACGGGAAGCTGGTGGTGATCGAGATGAACCCGCGCCTGTCGCGCTCGTCGGCGCTGGCCTCCAAGGCGACCGGCTTCCCGATCGCCAAGTTCGCCGCCAAGCTGGCCGTGGGCTGGACGCTGGACGAGATCCCCAACGACATCACCAAGCAGACCCCCGCCTGCTTCGAGCCCACCATCGACTACTGCGTGGTGAAGCTGCCGCGCTTCGCGTTCGAGAAGTTCCCGGGCGTGGACGCCACGCTGACCACGCAGATGCAGAGCGTGGGCGAGGTGCTGGCGCTCGGGCGTACCTTCAAGGAGGCGTTTCAGAAGGGGCTGCGCGGCCTGGAGACCGACGCCTGCGGGTTCTGGTGGCAGCGCGACAACGGCCTGCCGCCGGAGGCGGTGGTGGCGGGCCTGCGCCGCCCCAACGCGGAGCGGCTGTTCTTCATGCGCGCGGCGTTGGAGCGCGGCATGAGCGTGGATGAAGTCGCGGAGCACACCTGCATCGATCCCTGGTTTGTGGACAACATGGCGCAGATCCTGGACCTGGAGGGCGGGTTCCGGGCGGCCGTGGCGGCGCGCGGGCCCGAGCTCGACGCGGACGCGGTGCGCCGTGCCAAGCGGGCGGGCTTCTCGGACCGCCAACTGGCGGAGATGACCGGCTTCGAGGAACGGGTGATGCGGGCGCGCCGGCTGGAACTGGGCGTGCGCCCCTCCTACAAGCTGGTTGACACCTGCGCGGCGGAGTTCGAGGCGTACACTCCGTACTTCTACTCCACCTACGAGATGGAGGACGAGGTGGCGGTGGAGCCGGTGGACAAAGCGATGATCATCGGCGGCGGCCCCAACCGCATCGGCCAGGGCATCGAGTTCGACTACTGCTGTTGCCAGGCGTCGTTCGCGCTGCGCGAGCGCGGCGTGCAGTCGATCATGGTCAACTGCAACCCGGAGACCGTGTCCACCGATTACGACACCTCCGACCGCCTCTACTTCGAGCCGCTCACCGTCGAAGACGTGGCCAACATCTACGACAAGGAGCGCCCGGTCGGCGTAATCCTCCAGTTCGGCGGCCAGACACCCCTGAACATGGCGCACGGTCTGGAGGCGCTCGGCGTGAAGGTGCTCGGCACGCCGATCGACGCCATCGACCGCGCCGAGGACCGCGCCCGGTTCCGCGAGTTGCTGCAGAGGCTGGGATTGCGCCAGCCGGAGAGCGGCATCGCGCACACGGTGGACGAGGTGCTCGCCGAGGCGCGCCGCATCGGCTACCCGGTGCTGGTGCGCCCGTCCTACGTCCTGGGCGGGCGGGCGATGGAGATCGTCTACGACGACGCCATGGTGCGCGCCTACATGGCGCTGTACGCCGAGCAGATGGGCGGCCACGACGCGCAGCGGCCGCGTCCGATCCTGGTGGACAAGTTCCTGGAAGAGGCGATAGAGATCGACGTCGACCTGATCGGCGACGGCGAGCGGTTCGTGGTAGCGGGCGTCATGCAGCACATCGAGGAGGCGGGGGTGCATTCGGGCGACAGCGCCTGCTGCCTGCCGCCCCACTCCCTGCCGGCGGCCGTGGTGGCCGAGATCCGCCGGCAGAGCGTGGCGCTCGGGCGCGAACTGGGCATCCGCGGACTGATGAACATCCAGTTCGCGGTGCGCGCGGATGTCATCTACGTGCTGGAGGTCAACCCGCGCGCGTCGCGCACGGTGCCGTTCGTGTCCAAGGCGATCGGCGTGCCGCTGGCGCGGCTGGCCACCCACATCATGTGTGGCGCACGGCTCGAAGACCTCGGCCTGGTGCAAGATCCGGACCCCGCCAACTTCGCGGTCAAGGAAGTGGTGCTGCCGTTCGGCAAGTTCCAGGGCGCCGAGGTGGCGCTGGGGCCGGAGATGAAGTCCACCGGCGAGGTTATGGGCATCGACCAGAGCTTCGGGCGGGCGTTCGCCAAGGCGCAGGCGGGGGCGGGCGCCTCCCTGCCGCACTCCGGCACCGTGTTCATGAGCGTGCGCGACGCCGACAAGCCCGACCTGGTGGAGCTGGCGCGCACCCTGGACCGGCTCGGATTCAGTCTCGCCGCCACGCCCGGCACCGCTGACGTGCTCGCCCGCGCCGGGCTGGACGCGCGCCGCCTGGTCAAGCTGGAAGACGAGGGCACTACCGCGATAGACCTGATGGAGGCGGGCGAGATCGCTCTGATCATCAACACCCCCGCCGGCAAGCGCCCGCGCGACCATGAGAACCGCATCCGCCGCTTCGCGCTCGCGCGCGGCGTGCCGTGCGTCACCACCATGGCCGGCGCCCACGCCTCCGTCACCGGCATCGCCGCCGAGCGCCAAGGCGAACTGCAGATTTGGGCCCTCCAGGACCTGTAG
- a CDS encoding carbamoyl phosphate synthase small subunit encodes MTAARVRPVRAAVAAPGTGGGGAMTERRALLALEDGALFPGRAVGADGEVTGEVVFNTAMTGYQEILTDPSYSGQLVCLTYPLIGNYGVNEDDPESRQPWTRGLIVRELAARHSNWRATGDLGSYLKKHGIVGIDEVDTRALTRHLRLHGAKTGVISTTDLDADSLVRKAREAPKLGELDLVRGVTSAGIAPLRLPADSYDPLAGQLAAGAQTAPAGGRPGASASASRGGESANTAACAAGGHEPGGVRAVRRTVSAAGADSVVADPSGVAPDHVAARHGAGIAGRQAADPSGRGAHHVVAIDAGAKHNIMRHLAARGCRVTVAPATATAEEISALEPDGLFLSNGPGDPEQAPYLAATVRELLDAHRNLPVFGICLGLQIMSLALDANIYKLKFGHHGANHPVREERTGVISITSQNHGYAVDADSLPAHLRVTHVNLNDGTIEGLEHRARPLFAIQYHPEAAPGPHDAQYLFDRFVDAMEHSA; translated from the coding sequence ATGACCGCGGCACGCGTGCGCCCGGTGCGCGCGGCAGTCGCCGCGCCGGGAACGGGAGGCGGCGGCGCCATGACCGAACGGCGTGCCCTGCTGGCGCTGGAGGACGGTGCCCTGTTTCCGGGCCGGGCGGTCGGCGCCGACGGCGAGGTGACCGGCGAGGTGGTGTTCAACACTGCCATGACCGGCTACCAGGAGATCCTCACCGATCCCTCCTACTCGGGGCAGTTGGTGTGCCTTACCTATCCGCTGATCGGCAACTACGGGGTCAACGAGGACGACCCCGAGTCGCGGCAGCCGTGGACGCGCGGCCTGATCGTGCGCGAGCTGGCCGCCCGCCACTCCAACTGGCGCGCCACCGGCGACCTGGGCAGCTACCTGAAGAAGCACGGCATCGTCGGCATCGACGAGGTGGACACGCGCGCGCTCACCCGCCACCTGCGCCTGCACGGCGCCAAGACCGGGGTGATCTCCACCACCGACCTGGATGCGGACTCGCTGGTGCGCAAGGCGCGCGAGGCTCCCAAGCTCGGCGAGCTGGACCTGGTCCGCGGCGTGACCTCGGCAGGCATCGCGCCGCTGCGCCTGCCGGCGGACTCTTACGATCCGCTTGCCGGCCAGCTCGCGGCCGGCGCGCAGACCGCACCTGCGGGTGGCCGCCCGGGTGCGTCCGCGTCAGCGTCGCGTGGCGGCGAATCGGCCAACACCGCGGCGTGCGCGGCGGGCGGGCATGAACCAGGCGGCGTGCGCGCCGTGCGACGGACCGTCAGCGCCGCCGGCGCCGATTCCGTCGTCGCGGACCCGTCCGGCGTCGCCCCGGACCACGTAGCGGCACGCCACGGCGCCGGGATCGCCGGCCGGCAGGCAGCGGACCCGTCCGGGCGCGGCGCGCATCACGTGGTGGCGATAGATGCTGGCGCCAAGCACAACATCATGCGCCACTTGGCGGCGCGCGGCTGCCGCGTTACCGTGGCGCCGGCCACCGCAACGGCGGAGGAAATCTCGGCGCTGGAGCCGGACGGCCTGTTCCTGTCCAACGGCCCCGGCGACCCGGAGCAGGCGCCCTACCTGGCCGCCACCGTGCGCGAGCTGCTCGACGCGCACCGCAACCTGCCGGTGTTCGGCATCTGCCTGGGCCTGCAGATCATGAGCCTGGCCCTGGACGCCAACATCTACAAGCTCAAGTTCGGCCACCACGGAGCCAACCACCCGGTGCGCGAGGAACGCACCGGCGTCATCTCGATCACCAGCCAGAACCACGGTTATGCGGTTGATGCCGACTCCCTGCCGGCGCACCTGCGCGTCACCCACGTCAACCTCAACGACGGCACCATCGAGGGCCTGGAGCACCGCGCGCGCCCGCTGTTCGCGATCCAGTACCACCCCGAGGCCGCCCCCGGCCCGCACGACGCCCAATACCTGTTCGACCGCTTCGTCGACGCCATGGAGCACTCTGCCTGA
- a CDS encoding dihydroorotase, with translation MESILVRGGRLVDPANGVNALLDLLVANGRVRQVGADLAAAASRAGARIIDARGKLVFPGLIDVHVHLRQPGYEYKETVESGLRAALAAGFTGVCPMPNTDPVSDTRADMEFLRREARRLDLINLWPVGAVTVRQEGKQLTEFGELRNGGAVALSDDGKPVVSSAILRRALEYARKFDLPLLLHEEDPELSQGGAINEGVVATRLGLIGSPCQAESAMVARDLEIAALAGGRIHFQHVSCGRSVELIRQARAAGIEVSAETCPHYLFLTEEAVLRYNTHAKMYPPLRTAADVAAVRAGVADGTITIVGSDHAPHADYEKDVEFDQAPNGITGVETMLPLMLALEREGVISLEQLVRMMAVQPARLIGVERGSLEVGAVADVTVVDPGARWVYDDATAHSRSRNSPYWGKTLTGRASDCLLAGEVRLRAGGIVVPAAEQRETAKAVV, from the coding sequence ATGGAGTCGATCCTCGTGCGCGGTGGCCGGCTGGTAGACCCGGCCAACGGGGTGAACGCCCTGCTCGACCTGCTGGTGGCCAACGGCCGCGTGCGGCAGGTCGGCGCCGATCTCGCGGCTGCCGCCTCACGTGCGGGCGCCCGGATCATCGACGCACGCGGCAAACTGGTGTTCCCCGGGTTGATCGACGTGCACGTCCACCTGCGGCAGCCCGGCTACGAGTACAAGGAAACCGTCGAGAGCGGGCTGCGCGCCGCGCTGGCGGCCGGCTTTACCGGCGTGTGCCCGATGCCCAACACCGACCCGGTTTCCGATACCCGCGCCGACATGGAGTTCCTGCGCCGCGAGGCGCGCCGCCTGGACCTGATCAACCTGTGGCCGGTTGGCGCCGTGACGGTGCGCCAGGAGGGCAAGCAGCTCACCGAATTCGGCGAGTTGCGCAACGGCGGCGCGGTGGCGCTGTCGGACGACGGCAAGCCGGTGGTGTCGTCGGCGATCCTGCGCCGGGCGCTGGAGTACGCCCGCAAGTTCGACCTGCCGTTGCTGCTGCACGAGGAAGATCCGGAGTTGTCGCAGGGCGGGGCCATCAACGAGGGGGTGGTGGCCACACGGCTGGGGCTGATCGGCAGTCCCTGCCAGGCGGAGTCGGCGATGGTGGCGCGTGACCTGGAGATCGCGGCGCTCGCCGGCGGCCGCATTCACTTCCAGCACGTCTCCTGCGGGCGGTCGGTGGAGCTGATCCGCCAGGCGCGGGCGGCCGGCATCGAGGTATCCGCCGAGACCTGCCCGCATTACCTGTTTCTCACCGAGGAGGCGGTGTTGCGCTACAACACGCACGCCAAAATGTACCCGCCGCTGCGCACCGCCGCCGACGTGGCCGCGGTGCGCGCCGGGGTGGCGGACGGCACCATCACGATCGTGGGCAGCGACCACGCTCCGCATGCCGACTACGAGAAGGACGTGGAATTCGACCAGGCACCCAACGGCATCACCGGGGTAGAGACGATGCTGCCGCTGATGCTGGCGTTGGAGCGCGAGGGCGTGATCAGCCTGGAGCAACTGGTGCGCATGATGGCGGTGCAGCCGGCGCGGCTGATCGGCGTAGAGCGCGGCAGCCTGGAGGTTGGCGCGGTGGCCGACGTGACCGTGGTCGATCCCGGCGCGAGGTGGGTATACGACGACGCCACCGCACATTCCAGATCCCGCAACTCGCCGTATTGGGGCAAGACGTTGACCGGCCGCGCCAGCGACTGCCTGCTGGCCGGCGAGGTGCGCTTGCGTGCCGGCGGCATCGTGGTGCCGGCCGCGGAGCAGCGCGAGACCGCGAAGGCGGTGGTATGA
- a CDS encoding aspartate carbamoyltransferase catalytic subunit, producing MGAGGAATVAPAAADPAAAHPVPAAPVPEGGGSTGSTDPAVSWRRKDLVSMEELDRTEIELLLDTAESFKEVSARQVKKVPALRGKTIANMFFESSTRTRTSFELAAKRLSADTINFQGSTSSVQKGESLIDTAKNIEAMQVDTVVVRHASSGAAELLARELAASVVNAGDGIHEHPTQGLLDIFTIREHLPLEGLHVCLVGDILHSRVARSNLWGLRKLGAVVTVCGPPTLIPHGIEQLGATVSYDLDEVIEDADVLNILRIQFERQSGAYFPSVREYAVEYGLSLERLRRAKPNLLVLHPGPVNRGIEVAAEVADGTHSLILDQVTNGMAVRMSVLFHTTLTREPDASGVADAGGGAGAATAAGGA from the coding sequence ATGGGAGCCGGCGGTGCGGCGACCGTCGCTCCGGCAGCGGCCGATCCGGCTGCCGCGCATCCGGTGCCGGCCGCGCCCGTGCCCGAGGGCGGCGGGAGTACCGGATCGACCGACCCCGCCGTGTCCTGGCGCCGCAAGGACCTGGTCTCGATGGAGGAGCTCGACCGCACCGAAATTGAGCTGCTGCTCGACACCGCGGAGTCGTTCAAGGAGGTGTCCGCGCGGCAGGTGAAGAAGGTACCGGCGCTGCGTGGCAAGACCATCGCCAACATGTTCTTCGAGTCCTCCACCCGCACCCGCACCAGCTTCGAACTGGCCGCCAAGCGCCTGTCCGCGGACACCATCAACTTCCAGGGTTCCACCTCCAGCGTGCAGAAGGGCGAGAGCCTGATCGACACCGCCAAGAACATCGAGGCGATGCAGGTGGACACCGTGGTGGTACGCCATGCCTCGTCGGGCGCCGCGGAGCTGCTCGCCAGGGAGCTGGCCGCCAGCGTGGTCAACGCGGGCGACGGCATCCACGAGCATCCGACCCAGGGCCTGCTGGACATCTTCACCATCCGCGAGCATCTGCCGCTGGAGGGACTGCACGTGTGCCTGGTCGGCGACATCCTGCACTCGCGCGTGGCGCGCTCCAACCTGTGGGGTTTGCGCAAGCTCGGCGCCGTGGTCACGGTGTGCGGTCCGCCGACGCTGATTCCACACGGCATCGAGCAACTGGGTGCCACGGTTTCCTACGATCTCGACGAGGTGATCGAGGATGCCGACGTGCTCAACATCCTGCGCATCCAGTTCGAGCGGCAGAGCGGCGCCTACTTCCCGTCGGTGCGCGAGTACGCGGTCGAGTACGGGCTGTCGCTCGAACGCTTGCGGCGCGCCAAGCCGAACCTGCTGGTACTGCACCCGGGGCCGGTGAACCGCGGCATCGAGGTGGCCGCCGAGGTGGCGGACGGCACCCACTCGCTGATCCTGGACCAGGTGACCAACGGCATGGCGGTGCGCATGTCGGTACTGTTCCACACCACCCTGACGCGCGAACCGGACGCGAGCGGTGTCGCGGACGCGGGCGGAGGCGCCGGCGCCGCCACCGCGGCCGGCGGAGCGTGA
- the pyrR gene encoding bifunctional pyr operon transcriptional regulator/uracil phosphoribosyltransferase PyrR: MAEPHPGHRERRILDAADLARCLRRLAHEVVERNRDVDQVVFVGIRTRGVPLARRLQQTVSEITGTEPPLGILDISLYRDDLSHVAAAPVVGRTEIDFTLEDRVVVLVDDVLYTGRTTRAALDALMAFGRPRRIQLAVVIDRGHREYPIRADYVGKNVPTSSAEIIHVRLSDTDPVEEVVIAHRGEQ, translated from the coding sequence ATGGCTGAACCGCATCCCGGCCACCGGGAGCGGCGCATCCTGGACGCGGCAGACCTGGCGCGCTGCCTGAGGAGGCTGGCGCACGAGGTGGTGGAGCGCAACCGCGATGTCGACCAAGTGGTGTTCGTCGGGATCCGCACCCGCGGCGTGCCGCTGGCGCGCCGCCTGCAGCAGACGGTGAGCGAGATCACCGGGACCGAGCCGCCGCTCGGCATCCTCGACATCAGCCTGTACCGCGACGACCTGAGCCACGTCGCCGCCGCGCCGGTGGTGGGCAGGACCGAGATCGACTTTACGCTCGAAGACCGGGTGGTGGTGCTGGTCGACGACGTGCTCTACACCGGCCGCACCACGCGCGCCGCCCTCGACGCGCTGATGGCGTTCGGGCGCCCGCGCCGCATCCAGCTCGCCGTGGTAATCGACCGCGGCCACCGCGAGTATCCGATCCGCGCCGACTACGTGGGCAAGAACGTGCCCACCAGCAGCGCGGAGATCATTCACGTACGGCTCAGCGACACCGACCCCGTCGAAGAGGTCGTGATCGCACACCGTGGGGAGCAGTAG
- a CDS encoding mandelate racemase/muconate lactonizing enzyme family protein: MRVIGIETRHCDAGWRNYHFVKLTAEDGIVGWSEYDEHQGAAGVTSVVERLAPSVVGERVQDNERVFARLHARARQSMSGVMAMGVGAIENALLDAKAKLLGVPCCELLGGRVRDRIRVYWSHCGTWRIAHPGLHGPVVSGLDGIRALGTEVREAGFTALKTNIFDYSGERVTGWAPGFGRPFQPDQNVERHIVRQLRAHLEAFRAGAGPDVDILVDLNYNARPEGYLRILRALADLDIFWFEIDSPHPEALADVRRGSPHAIASCESIITPTSYLPFLRLQAMDVAIIDAVWNGAWQSLKIAALADAHQVNVAPHNYYGHLATMISAHLCAAVTNLRIMETDVDRGPWDDELFTAAPDIRDGHLHLPDTPGWGTEPDEAALARHPPKEH; the protein is encoded by the coding sequence CGTCAAGCTCACCGCCGAGGACGGTATCGTGGGCTGGAGCGAGTACGACGAGCACCAGGGCGCCGCCGGGGTGACCAGCGTGGTGGAGCGGCTGGCCCCGTCCGTGGTGGGCGAGCGCGTACAGGACAACGAACGGGTGTTCGCCCGGCTGCACGCGCGGGCGCGCCAGTCGATGTCGGGCGTCATGGCGATGGGAGTCGGGGCGATCGAGAATGCTCTGCTGGACGCCAAGGCCAAGCTGCTCGGCGTGCCGTGCTGCGAGCTGCTCGGCGGCCGGGTGCGCGACCGCATCCGGGTGTACTGGTCGCACTGCGGCACGTGGCGCATCGCACATCCCGGCCTGCACGGCCCGGTGGTCTCCGGCCTGGACGGCATCCGGGCGCTGGGGACGGAGGTGCGCGAGGCGGGGTTTACCGCGCTCAAGACCAACATCTTCGACTACAGCGGGGAGCGGGTGACGGGCTGGGCGCCCGGGTTCGGACGCCCGTTTCAGCCGGACCAGAACGTGGAGCGGCACATCGTCCGCCAGCTCCGCGCCCACCTGGAGGCGTTTCGCGCCGGCGCCGGCCCCGACGTGGACATCCTGGTCGACCTCAACTACAACGCCAGGCCGGAGGGCTACCTGCGCATCCTGCGGGCGCTCGCCGACCTGGACATCTTCTGGTTCGAGATCGACTCGCCGCATCCGGAGGCGCTGGCCGACGTGCGCCGCGGCAGCCCGCACGCGATCGCCTCGTGCGAGTCGATCATCACCCCGACCTCGTATCTGCCGTTCCTGCGGCTGCAGGCGATGGACGTGGCGATCATCGACGCGGTGTGGAACGGCGCCTGGCAGTCGCTGAAGATCGCCGCGCTCGCTGACGCCCACCAAGTGAACGTGGCGCCGCACAACTACTACGGCCACCTGGCGACGATGATCAGCGCCCACCTGTGCGCGGCGGTGACCAACCTGCGCATCATGGAGACCGACGTCGACCGCGGCCCGTGGGACGATGAGCTGTTCACCGCGGCACCCGACATCCGCGACGGACACCTGCACCTGCCCGACACCCCCGGCTGGGGCACCGAGCCGGACGAGGCCGCGCTTGCCCGCCACCCGCCCAAGGAACATTGA